A genomic window from Osmia bicornis bicornis chromosome 6, iOsmBic2.1, whole genome shotgun sequence includes:
- the LOC123987905 gene encoding uncharacterized protein LOC123987905, giving the protein MLSSYPVLNYNPSRFANHLTRYIQEKDDIISMYHWYRWTGSLHSTSVKVYTCSFMLIPAKGECNTSVLPKDNSPVTVVYYLISPFAPFNFYYSSFVGYTGNSFYPSHYASLYIIQIISDYHHSSSPPFILQWEDNVYLWLS; this is encoded by the exons ATGTTGTCGTCCTATCCGGTGCTCAACTACAACCCTTCCCGCTTCGCGAATCACTTAACGAG ATATATCCAGGAAAAGGATGATATTATTTCCATGTACCACTG GTATCGATGGACCGGATCACTGCACTCTACTTCCGTTAAGGTTTATACTTGTTCTTTTATGCTCATCCCAGCAAAAGGAGAATGCAACACCAGCGTACTACCAAAAGATAACTCTCCTGTTACCgttgtttattatttaatatcacCGTTTGctccatttaatttttattattcttcctTTGTAGGTTATACAGGTAACTCTTTCTATCCATCACACTATGCCAGCCTCTacattattcaaattatttcagaCTACCACCACTCCTCATCACCTCCGTTTATTCTTCAGTGGGAagataatgta